The Dokdonia sp. 4H-3-7-5 genomic interval TGACTTCTTTTGATTTCAGAGTCATTTGTAACAGCGACAATAGGAACGTTTGTTTTTTTTGACAACAACTCTGCCATGAGGCTTTTGTGGTCTGGCGATAAATGTTGTATGATTATATAACTGTAATCATAATTTTCTACTACATTATTAAAAAAGGCATTAAGAGCCTCTAGGCCACCAGCACTGGCTCCTACAGCAACAATTATATGCTTCTTATTTTGTGTGTCTTCCAAAAAAGTAGGGGTTAAATCTAAAAAAAAGTACTAAAAAAAATGATCGAAGATATATTAAATATCTCAAATTAAGTTTTGTTTAAGAAATTTACGATTTAAAATTAACATTTCGTTTATGTCAGAAAAAAAATGAGATAATGATTCTTATTTTCACTTAAAAGTGTTCAACTTTTATTCAATACAGCACGTTCTAGTCCAATTATATAAATGAAAAGGCTAAAAGTCAAACTAACAACGAAAGCATTAGATACGTCTAGTAGCGCCTAGATAAAAAAGTAAATAATTCCTTCATATTGCTCATTACACATTGAAATTCTTGCAGATCTTCTCAACTTTTCGGTGAGTGATTTGATAACAGGATTTTCACATTAAAATAGTAGCATTACTTCAAATAGTGGTAAATACTCATCACCATTTTCGATGTGAAAAATCATAGAAATCGTTCTAATGCAACTATAAATTATAAAAATAATTACGCTTTCGCGAAAGCGTAAATGATCTAATGCGCATTTCTCTTGACACGAAAAAACGAACATAATCTAAGCAATGATTAGTCATATAAAATACAAAACCCGCTCAGCGTTGCTGAACGGGTTTTAAACATTATTAAAGCTTTTGTTTCTTAAAAGATTAAAAAACTCAAACTATATACTAGTTGTAATTTACTTCTTGCTTTTCAGTCATCATATTCTCAAGATCTTCTTTGCTTCCTACGAGTATATTATCGTAACGACGCATTCCCGTTCCTGCTGGAATTTTATGACCTACAATTACATTCTCCTTAAGACCTTCTAAGTGATCAATCTTACCGCTTACAGCAGCTTCGTTTAATACTTTTGTTGTCTCTTGGAATGATGCTGCAGAGATAAATGACTTAGTCTGTAGCGATGCTCTTGTAATACCTTGAAGGATAGGAGAAGCTGTAGCTGGACTTACATCACGAGCTGTAACTTGATTCTTATCTTCTCTTCTAAGTAAAGAGTTTTCATCGCGAAGCTCACGTGGTGAAACGAGTTGACCTGGTTTAAGGCTCTCAGATTCTCCTGCGTCTTCTACGACTTTCATACCGTACATTGCATCATTTTCTTCAATGAAGTCTGCTTTGTGTACCAATTGATTCTCTAGGAAGATAGTATCTCCTGGATCTTGTATACGTACTTTACGCATCATCTGGCGCACAACAACTTCAAAGTGCTTATCGTTAATCTTCACCCCTTGTAGACGATATACTTCTTGTACTTCGTTTACTAGGTACTGCTGTACTGCAGACGGCCCTTTGATATTAAGAATATCATTAGGTGTCACAGATCCATCAGAAAGTGGCATACCTGCGCGTACATAATCATTTTCTTGAACTAGAATCTGATTAGATAACTTCACTAAGTACTTCTTGATTTCTCCAAGTTTAGACTCTACGATTATCTCACGGTTACCACGTTTGATTTTACCAAATGAAACCACACCGTCTATTTCAGACACTACTGCTGGGTTAGATGGGTTACGTGCTTCAAATAATTCAGTTACACGTGGAAGACCCCCTGTAATATCCCCAGCCTTTGCAGACCTACGAGGTATTTTTACAAGAATCTTACCTTCTTTAATTTTATCTCCATCATCAATCATAAGGTGAGCTCCTACTGGTAAGTTGTAAGAACGAAGCGCGTTTCCTTTGCTATCCTCAATAATCAATGTTGGTATCTTCTTCTTATCTCTAGATTCAGATATTACTTTTTCTTGGAAACCTGTTTGCTCATCTGTTTCTACACGGTATGTAATACCTTGCTCAATAGACTCAAACTTAATTTTTCCAGCAAATTCTGAAATAACTACACCGTTAAATGGATCCCACTTACAGATTACATCTCCAGCTTTCACTTTATCACCAGAGCTGGCAAATATTTGTGAACCGTAAGGAATTGTATTTGTACTTAATGTGATACCCGTTTTAGGATCAGATACTTTTGCTTCAGATGTACGAGAGATTACGATTTGAACATCGTTTCCTTCGTTATCTTGTCCAGTTACAGTCTTAAGATCTTCGATCTCAAGTAGTCCAGGGAATTTAGCTGTTACACTAGAATCCTCAGACACGCCTCCTGCTACCCCTCCTACGTGGAATGTACGAAGCGTAAGCTGTGTACCTGGTTCTCCAATAGATTGTGCTGCTACTACTCCTACAGCTTCACCCATTTGCACCGTTTTGTTAGTTGCTAGGTTACGACCGTAACATTTCACACAAATTCCTTTCGTAGCCTCACAAGTAAGCGCAGAACGAACCTCTACAGTTTCTATTGGTGCAGCACCTATAAGATCTGCTATATCTTCGTCTATCTCTGCTCCTGCTTCAACAATCACTTCGTTAGTAAGTGGGTTGATAACATCATTAAGAGATGTACGACCTATTATACGTGCACTTAGAGATTCAATAACCTCTTCGTTTTTCTTAAGAGCTGCTACTTCTACTCCTCTTAATGTACCACAATCTGTACTATTAATAATAACATCTTGTGATACATCTACAAGACGACGGGTTAAGTAACCTGCATCTGCCGTTTTTAAGGCTGTATCTGCAAGACCTTTACGAGCACCGTGTGTTGAGATAAAGTACTCAAGAATTGAAAGACCTTCCTTAAAGTTAGAAAGAATAGGGTTTTCAATAATAGCACCACCTCCATCGTTAGATTTTTTAGGTTTTGCCATAAGACCACGCATACCAGTAAGCTGACGTATCTGCTCCTTAGATCCACGTGCTCCAGAGTCAAGCATCATGTACACCGAGTTAAACCCTTGTTGATCCTCACGAATACGCTTCATAGAAAGCTCCGTGAGAGTCGCGTTTGTTGATGTCCATACATCAATAACTTGGTTATAACGCTCTGTGTTAGTAATAAGACCCATGTTATAAGATCCAGTAATACCTTCCACTTGCTCGTTTGCATCATCAATCATTTCCTGCTTCTCCTTCGGGATAATAATATCTCCAAGAGAGAACGATAGTCCACCGCGGAATGCAAATCCATAACCCATCGTTTTGATACGGTCAAGGAAATCTGCTGTTACAGGTACACTAGTCACTTTAAGAATCCCACCGATGATATCACGAAGAGACTTCTTAGTCAATACTTCGTTAATATATCCAGCAGCTTCTGGCACAGCTTCATTAAATAGCACACGACCTACAGTCGTCTCCATTACTTTATAAACAAGCTCTTTATTTTCATTAAAATCCTTAGCACGTATTTTAATGATAGCATTAATATCTACACGCTTTTCATTGTAGGCAATGTTTACCTCTTCTGCAGAATAGAAAGTGATTCCTTCTCCTTTTACGTGAAATTCTGGAGTCGATTTTCTGGCCTTTGTCATATAGTAAAGACCTAATACCATATCCTGAGAAGGTACTGCTACTGGAGCACCGTTTGCAGGGTTTAGGATATTATGAGAAGCAAGCATTAATAGCTGCGCCTCAAGTATCGCTTCAGGTCCCAATGGTAAGTGTACTGCCATCTGGTCACCGTCAAAATCGGCGTTAAATGCTGTACATACTAATGGGTGTAACTGTATTGCTTTACCTTCAATAAGTTTAGGCTGGAAGGCCTGTATACCTAGACGGTGAAGCGTAGGAGCACGGTTAAGGAGGATAGGGTGTCCTTTAAGAACATTCTCTAAAATATCCCAAACTACTGGCTCTTTTTTGTCTATTATTTTCTTTGCTGATTTTACTGTCTTTACAATCCCACGCTCAATAAGCTTACGGATTACAAATGGCTTATAAAGCTCTGCAGCCATTCCTTTAGGAATACCACATTCAAACAATTTAAGCTCAGGTCCAACAACAATTACAGAACGTGCTGAATAATCCACACGCTTACCAAGTAAGTTTTGACGAAAACGCCCTTGCTTACCTTTTAAAGAATCAGAAAGAGACTTTAATGGTCTGTTAGAATCTGTTTTAACTGCAGATGACTTACGAGTGTTATCAAAAAGTGAATCTACAGATTCCTGTAGCATACGCTTCTCGTTACGTAAAATTACCTCAGGAGCCTTGATTTCCATCAATCTCTTAAGACGGTTGTTACGTATAATTACACGACGATAGAGGTCATTTAAATCTGATGTTGCAAAGCGACCTCCATCTAGTGGCACTAGTGGGCGTAATTCTGGTGGAATTACTGGTACAACCTTCATAATCATCCACTCAGGTTGATTCTCACGATTCTTGTTTGAATCACGAAGTGCCTCTACAACTTGAAGACGTTTAAGCGCCTCCGTTTTACGTTGTTTAGACGTCTCATTATTTGCCTTGTGACGTAACTCATAAGAAAGCTCATCAAGATCAATTCTTTTAAGAAGGTCGATCAAACACTCAGCACCCATTTTGGCGATAAATTTGTTTGGATCCTCGTCATCAAGATATAGGTTTTCTTGAGGAAGACTATCAAGTATATTTAAATACTCCTCTTCTGTTAAGAAATCCATCTTGTTAAGCTCCTCACCTTCTTCACTCTTTGCAATACCTGGTTGTATAACCACATAACGCTCGTAGTAAATGATCATATCTAATTTCTTAGATGGAAGACCAAGTAAGTAACCTATTTTGTTAGGTAACGATCTAAAGTACCAAATGTGTGCAACAGGAACCACAAGATTAATGTGCCCCACGCGATCACGACGTACTTTCTTTTCTGTTACTTCAACACCACAACGATCACACACGATCCCTTTGTAGCGTATTCTTTTATATTTACCACAAGCACACTCATAGTCCTTTACAGGACCAAAAATACGCTCACAGAACAACCCGTCACGCTCTGGCTTGTGCGTACGGTAGTTTATTGTTTCCGGCTTTAAAACTTCTCCTCTTGATGCCCCTAGAATAGATTCTGGAGACGCAAGACCGATCGAGATAGCATTAAACTTCGGCTGTTGTACATTATCATTATTTCTTGCCATAATTCTGTATATGTCGAATTAATTATTGTTGTGAATGGTTATTGTTACGCTTTCGCGAAAGCGGAACCTCAAAAGACTCCGCTTTCCAAAAACCATTTACTTATTCTCTAGACGAATGTCTAGTCCCAGTCCTTTAAGCTCATGCATCAATACGTTGAAAGATTCAGGAAGTCCCGGCTCTGGCATAGGCTCTCCTTTTACAATACTT includes:
- the rpoC gene encoding DNA-directed RNA polymerase subunit beta', whose translation is MARNNDNVQQPKFNAISIGLASPESILGASRGEVLKPETINYRTHKPERDGLFCERIFGPVKDYECACGKYKRIRYKGIVCDRCGVEVTEKKVRRDRVGHINLVVPVAHIWYFRSLPNKIGYLLGLPSKKLDMIIYYERYVVIQPGIAKSEEGEELNKMDFLTEEEYLNILDSLPQENLYLDDEDPNKFIAKMGAECLIDLLKRIDLDELSYELRHKANNETSKQRKTEALKRLQVVEALRDSNKNRENQPEWMIMKVVPVIPPELRPLVPLDGGRFATSDLNDLYRRVIIRNNRLKRLMEIKAPEVILRNEKRMLQESVDSLFDNTRKSSAVKTDSNRPLKSLSDSLKGKQGRFRQNLLGKRVDYSARSVIVVGPELKLFECGIPKGMAAELYKPFVIRKLIERGIVKTVKSAKKIIDKKEPVVWDILENVLKGHPILLNRAPTLHRLGIQAFQPKLIEGKAIQLHPLVCTAFNADFDGDQMAVHLPLGPEAILEAQLLMLASHNILNPANGAPVAVPSQDMVLGLYYMTKARKSTPEFHVKGEGITFYSAEEVNIAYNEKRVDINAIIKIRAKDFNENKELVYKVMETTVGRVLFNEAVPEAAGYINEVLTKKSLRDIIGGILKVTSVPVTADFLDRIKTMGYGFAFRGGLSFSLGDIIIPKEKQEMIDDANEQVEGITGSYNMGLITNTERYNQVIDVWTSTNATLTELSMKRIREDQQGFNSVYMMLDSGARGSKEQIRQLTGMRGLMAKPKKSNDGGGAIIENPILSNFKEGLSILEYFISTHGARKGLADTALKTADAGYLTRRLVDVSQDVIINSTDCGTLRGVEVAALKKNEEVIESLSARIIGRTSLNDVINPLTNEVIVEAGAEIDEDIADLIGAAPIETVEVRSALTCEATKGICVKCYGRNLATNKTVQMGEAVGVVAAQSIGEPGTQLTLRTFHVGGVAGGVSEDSSVTAKFPGLLEIEDLKTVTGQDNEGNDVQIVISRTSEAKVSDPKTGITLSTNTIPYGSQIFASSGDKVKAGDVICKWDPFNGVVISEFAGKIKFESIEQGITYRVETDEQTGFQEKVISESRDKKKIPTLIIEDSKGNALRSYNLPVGAHLMIDDGDKIKEGKILVKIPRRSAKAGDITGGLPRVTELFEARNPSNPAVVSEIDGVVSFGKIKRGNREIIVESKLGEIKKYLVKLSNQILVQENDYVRAGMPLSDGSVTPNDILNIKGPSAVQQYLVNEVQEVYRLQGVKINDKHFEVVVRQMMRKVRIQDPGDTIFLENQLVHKADFIEENDAMYGMKVVEDAGESESLKPGQLVSPRELRDENSLLRREDKNQVTARDVSPATASPILQGITRASLQTKSFISAASFQETTKVLNEAAVSGKIDHLEGLKENVIVGHKIPAGTGMRRYDNILVGSKEDLENMMTEKQEVNYN